In a genomic window of Arachnia rubra:
- a CDS encoding glycosyltransferase — MHRSWPGLGSQIDQAAAVIAMGGYNTACEILATDTPALVVPRETPTPEQLIRARALRDAGAIDVLRAPSVTADALSAWVAGAVTRRVGRSHIERDGLAATAGFAADLLLDDEGSKREVVA; from the coding sequence GTGCACCGTTCCTGGCCGGGCCTCGGTAGCCAGATCGACCAGGCCGCCGCCGTCATCGCCATGGGCGGCTACAACACCGCCTGCGAGATCCTCGCCACCGACACCCCGGCGCTGGTCGTCCCCCGCGAGACCCCTACCCCGGAACAGCTGATCCGCGCCCGCGCGCTGCGCGACGCCGGAGCCATCGACGTCCTGCGTGCCCCAAGCGTCACCGCCGACGCCCTCAGCGCCTGGGTCGCCGGCGCCGTCACCCGGCGGGTCGGCCGGTCCCACATCGAACGCGACGGCCTGGCCGCCACCGCCGGTTTCGCCGCCGACCTGCTGCTCGATGACGAAGGCTCGAAAAGGGAGGTAGTGGCATGA
- a CDS encoding glycosyltransferase family protein, with the protein MADTYRVLLYSHDSLGLGHVRRNLTIAHHLVRHLPEATGAQVAGLLVSGLADASGFPLPEGFDWLTIPGVTGTIHGYRPRRLPGATGELIKLRSQLLEGALLGFNPDLVIIDRHIYGVMKELQEPLLKLRILNPSVKVVLGLREVLDDPQMAAVGWERLGPPEQLRDVLDEIWAYGDPDVYDPTTTGEIPSALTDCIRFTGYLAHDRHIGEDSEPLAPRPFVLTTAGGGSDGHELLRAAVAMRPPRRAREHHRHRTAAGRRRLRSHRRPGRPRHAGAPFLAGPR; encoded by the coding sequence ATGGCGGATACCTACCGGGTCCTGCTGTACAGCCATGACTCCCTAGGCCTGGGGCATGTGCGACGCAACCTGACCATCGCTCACCACCTGGTCAGGCATCTTCCCGAGGCCACTGGGGCCCAAGTGGCGGGCCTGCTGGTCTCGGGACTCGCCGACGCCTCCGGATTCCCCCTGCCCGAGGGATTCGACTGGCTGACCATTCCCGGGGTCACCGGCACCATCCACGGCTACCGGCCACGACGCCTCCCCGGCGCCACCGGCGAGCTGATCAAGCTCCGCTCCCAGCTGCTGGAGGGCGCCCTCCTCGGCTTCAACCCCGACCTGGTGATCATCGACCGGCACATCTACGGCGTGATGAAGGAACTCCAGGAGCCGCTGCTGAAGCTGCGCATCCTCAACCCCAGCGTCAAGGTGGTGCTCGGCCTGCGTGAGGTCCTCGACGACCCGCAGATGGCAGCCGTGGGATGGGAGCGCCTCGGGCCTCCCGAGCAGCTGCGCGACGTCCTCGACGAGATCTGGGCCTACGGTGACCCCGACGTCTACGACCCCACCACCACCGGTGAGATCCCGTCCGCTCTGACGGACTGCATCCGCTTCACCGGGTACCTCGCCCACGACCGCCACATCGGTGAGGACAGCGAACCCCTGGCCCCCCGGCCCTTCGTCCTGACCACAGCCGGCGGAGGCTCCGACGGGCACGAGCTGCTGCGCGCCGCCGTCGCCATGCGACCCCCCCGCCGGGCACGAGAACATCATCGTCACCGGACCGCAGCTGGACGACGCCGACTACGAAGCCATCGCCGCCCAGGCCGGCCCCGGCACGCAGGTGCACCGTTCCTGGCCGGGCCTCGGTAG